The nucleotide window CactctgctgcttctctcttgGTGACTCTCCCATGTGTGGTCTGTCTCACAATTCTGAGAGTCTCCAGTCTTCTCTGCTCTGGTGATAATCCCTGGTTGTGGTTGCTCCACAGGAACCACAACCTCTGGTTGGTCCTTTTCTTTGAGGACATTTACAGAAGAAGATCCACTCAGAGAAACTTGATGGTGCCTGGAACATCTAAAATCCTGAGAGACTCCTTCAGAATCACCTCTCTCCTCAGTCTCGGGACAATTATCGTTTTCAATAATTACAAGTGACTCCATCTCATTTCCAGGACTCCTATCGCTGGTATTTACTTTACTGAGATTAAGCGGATTGTTGTAGCCGTCTCCACTGTCTTCATGTCCTGTTGAAATAAGACATTCAATGAAAGAGTGCCCAAGAAGTGGTTCCCACCCAACTTCCCTCTTCTGTACCACTTCTTGACACTCACTAGTTGGCAATATCTTGTTTAGTGGACTCTGCAATGTCGTCCTTTTATTCTCCTGTGTTGATGTTGTTgaggattt belongs to Cricetulus griseus strain 17A/GY unplaced genomic scaffold, alternate assembly CriGri-PICRH-1.0 unplaced_scaffold_381, whole genome shotgun sequence and includes:
- the LOC118239816 gene encoding zinc finger and SCAN domain containing protein 4C-like, with amino-acid sequence MASLQRESLETRSPENDCGLEKTEFIPTQASPVQFKEDNSNSPVSEVNIPPIGNGSCAKQELLYLWEMFTSWLQPEKQTKEQMISQLVMEQFFKTGHYKDKIAMKEKWESSGRNMVKFMETLTDECVEPPKMFHVSMQGEEGLFPGHMSLNEVINLLKEMKSSTTSTQENKRTTLQSPLNKILPTSECQEVVQKREVGWEPLLGHSFIECLISTGHEDSGDGYNNPLNLSKVNTSDRSPGNEMESLVIIENDNCPETEERGDSEGVSQDFRCSRHHQVSLSGSSSVNVLKEKDQPEVVVPVEQPQPGIITRAEKTGDSQN